One Triticum dicoccoides isolate Atlit2015 ecotype Zavitan chromosome 5B, WEW_v2.0, whole genome shotgun sequence genomic window carries:
- the LOC119307826 gene encoding lysine histidine transporter-like 8: MAAMAEGAGEPELVSIPVTPRGLSTPEGMSTPPVRRGGAATSGAGTPVRRVVEGLRGYLEEVGHLTRLNPQDAWLPITESRSGNASYAAFHSLNAGLGFQALLLPLAFPALGWSWGIISLTVAYYWQLYTLSILVKLHEAVPGRRYNRYVELAQAAFGEKLGVWLALFPTIYLSAGTATALILVGGETMKLFYQIVCGPLCTPSPISTVEWYLVFTSLAVILSQLPNLNSIAGLSLIGGATAIMYCTMSWVLSVSQQRPAAVSYEQVRSTSFGSSLFSTLNALGIIAFAFRGHNLSLEIQATMPSTFKHPAHVPMWRGAKAAYLLIAMCIFPVAIGGYWAYGNMMPPGGILTALYIFHGHDISRGLLAATFLLVVFNCLSSFQIYSMPVFDSFEAFYTGRTNRPCSVWVRSGFRIFYGFISLFIGIALPFLSSLAGLLGGLTLPVTFAYPCFMWICIKKPERFSYSWYVNWGLALLSTAFSLASSVGGVWSIINTGMKLKFFKPN; encoded by the exons ATGGCGGCAATGGCGGAGGGGGCGGGGGAGCCGGAGCTGGTGTCGATCCCCGTGACGCCACGGGGGCTGTCCACGCCGGAGGGGATGTCCACGCCGCCGGtcaggaggggaggggcggcgaccAGCGGCGCTGGGACGCCGGTGCGCCGGGTGGTGGAGGGGCTGCGCGGCTACCTGGAGGAGGTGGGCCACCTCACGCGCCTCAACCCGCAGGACGCCTGGCTCCCCATCACCGAGAGCCGCAGCGGCAACGCCAGCTACGCTGCATTCCACTCTCTCAACGCCGGCCTCGGGTTCCAGGCGCTCCTCCTCCCACTCGCCTTCCCCGCCCTCGGATG GAGCTGGGGAATAATATCATTGACTGTTGCTTACTACTGGCAACTATACACACTCTCCATTCTAGTCAAGCTTCATGAAGCAGTCCCAGGCAGGAGGTACAACAGATATGTGGAGCTTGCACAAGCTGCATTTG GAGAAAAACTGGGAGTGTGGCTAGCTCTTTTCCCAACTATTTATCTTTCGGCGGGCACTGCAACTGCATTGATCCTTGTTGGAGGGGAGACTATGAAGCTCTTTTACCAAATAGTGTGCGGCCCCCTTTGTACACCGAGCCCTATTTCGACGGTCGAGTGGTACTTGGTATTCACATCCTTGGCAGTCATTCTTTCCCAGCTCCCGAATCTCAACTCGATTGCTGGGCTTTCGCTTATCGGTGGCGCCACAGCGATAATGTACTGCACCATGTCGTGGGTTCTCTCTGTGAGCCAGCAACGGCCGGCGGCAGTCTCTTATGAACAAGTGAGATCCACTTCTTTTGGCTCATCACTGTTTTCTACCTTGAATGCTCTTGGGATAATAGCCTTCGCATTCAGGGGACACAATCTTTCATTAGAAATACAG GCGACGATGCCGTCGACTTTCAAACACCCTGCACATGTGCCTATGTGGCGCGGGGCAAAAGCGGCATATCTTCTGATTGCAATGTGCATCTTCCCTGTTGCCATTGGAGGTTACTGGGCCTACGGAAACATG ATGCCACCTGGAGGGATCCTGACCGCCCTCTACATCTTCCACGGCCACGACATCTCTCGTGGGCTCCTTGCGGCGACGTTCCTCCTCGTCGTGTTCAACTGCCTTAGCAGCTTCCAGATATACTCCATGCCGGTGTTCGACAGCTTTGAGGCCTTCTACACAGGTCGCACCAACCGGCCCTGCTCAGTCTGGGTCCGGTCTGGGTTCAGGATCTTCTACGGGTTCATCTCGCTCTTCATCGGCATCGCTCTGCCGTTCCTGTCTAGCCTCGCCGGCCTTCTGGGCGGCCTAACGCTGCCGGTGACGTTTGCCTACCCATGCTTCATGTGGATCTGTATCAAGAAGCCTGAGAGGTTCAGCTACAGCTGGTACGTGAACTGGGGCCTCGCGCTGCTCAGCACCGCCTTCAGCTTGGCCTCCTCTGTGGGTGGTGTCTGGAGCATCATTAACACCGGGATGAAGCTCAAGTTCTTCAAGCCCAACTAG